The Bacteroidota bacterium genome includes a window with the following:
- the gatB gene encoding Asp-tRNA(Asn)/Glu-tRNA(Gln) amidotransferase subunit GatB — MSVYEKYEPVIGLEVHIQLLTKSKAYASDSTEYGSLPNTNVSVISLGHPGTLPRTNKKVIEFAVRLGLATHSTIRKENQYARKNYFYADLPKGYQITQDKTPICTGGYITIKNDDGTMKNIHLTRIHMEEDAGKSMHDIDPYDTLIDLNRAGIPLLEIVSEPEIRSGEDAYKYLSEVRKLVRYLDICDGNMEEGSLRCDANISVMLKGSKQFGRRVEVKNMNSMRNVQRAIEHEVKRQIDIIEKGETVVQDTRSFDAVAGTTFSMRTKEAANDYRYFPEPDLQPVIVTEEYVSEVKAKLPALPNELFNKYTNALKLSAYDAAVLTEIKSFALYFEELIKHTTNYKAAANWMMGTVKSYLNESALEIEQFPIEPSRLALLIKLVDEGKVSNTVASQTVFPKMLAEKTKTPLQIAEENNLVQESNQDALMELVKQAVAKYPEKVTEYKNGKIGVIGLFMGELMKLSKGKADPKVANELMKKALEE, encoded by the coding sequence ATGAGTGTATACGAAAAATATGAGCCGGTAATTGGCCTGGAGGTACATATCCAATTGCTTACTAAAAGTAAGGCCTATGCATCCGACTCAACTGAATATGGCAGTCTGCCCAATACTAATGTGAGCGTTATTTCATTAGGACATCCGGGCACTTTACCACGGACAAATAAAAAAGTGATCGAGTTCGCCGTACGTTTGGGACTGGCCACTCATTCAACTATCCGCAAAGAAAACCAATACGCCCGTAAAAATTATTTTTACGCCGATCTTCCCAAAGGTTACCAGATTACACAGGACAAAACTCCTATTTGTACAGGTGGATATATTACAATCAAAAATGATGACGGAACAATGAAAAACATCCATCTCACCCGCATTCACATGGAAGAAGATGCAGGTAAGAGCATGCACGACATTGATCCGTATGATACATTGATAGATCTTAACCGAGCTGGTATCCCTCTTCTTGAAATTGTGAGTGAGCCTGAAATACGTTCAGGTGAAGATGCGTACAAATATTTAAGCGAAGTACGTAAGCTGGTCCGCTACCTGGATATTTGCGACGGCAACATGGAAGAAGGCAGCCTGCGATGTGACGCCAACATTTCAGTGATGCTGAAAGGATCCAAACAATTTGGCCGCAGGGTTGAAGTAAAGAACATGAATTCCATGCGCAATGTGCAGCGCGCCATTGAACATGAAGTGAAAAGGCAAATAGATATTATTGAAAAAGGCGAAACCGTTGTTCAGGACACCCGCAGTTTTGACGCCGTTGCCGGAACAACCTTTTCAATGCGTACCAAAGAAGCGGCAAATGATTACAGGTATTTCCCGGAACCCGACCTGCAGCCGGTAATTGTTACAGAGGAATATGTCTCAGAGGTGAAAGCCAAACTGCCGGCTTTGCCTAATGAATTGTTCAATAAATACACCAATGCATTAAAGCTTTCGGCATACGATGCAGCAGTATTGACCGAAATAAAAAGTTTCGCTCTTTATTTTGAAGAGCTGATAAAACACACCACTAATTATAAAGCCGCAGCTAATTGGATGATGGGCACTGTTAAATCCTATCTGAATGAAAGCGCACTGGAAATTGAACAATTTCCGATCGAACCGTCGCGCCTTGCACTGCTTATTAAATTAGTTGATGAAGGCAAAGTGAGTAACACCGTTGCGTCGCAAACCGTTTTCCCCAAGATGCTTGCCGAGAAAACGAAAACACCTCTGCAGATCGCAGAAGAAAATAATTTAGTTCAGGAAAGTAACCAGGATGCTTTGATGGAACTGGTAAAGCAGGCTGTCGCTAAATACCCTGAAAAAGTAACCGAATACAAGAACGGGAAGATTGGAGTAATTGGCTTGTTTATGGGCGAGCTGATGAAACTATCGAAAGGAAAAGCCGACCCGAAAGTGGCGAATGAATTGATGAAAAAGGCATTGGAGGAATAG